The Terriglobus roseus sequence CTCCGGTCCCTGGCTAAGGTAGCTGTATTTCAGGTTGGTGAAGACCTGGTGCACATCGCCGGCGCCCAGCGGCACCGTGCGCGCCGCTGCGCGGGAGGCCGCGGAACCGATCGAAGCGGACGGGGTCACAGCCTCCGGCGGCAGAATGATCATACCGGTCAGGCCGGCGCGCGGCGCTGCGAAGTGAGCGTGCCAGCTGATGGCCAGGGCCCGCGGCGTGTCGTTATGGTTCGTTGCGGCGATCGTCAGGTCCAGGCCACGGCCCGAAAGCGTGGTGGTGACCTTCGTCTCAATACCGCTGGGAGGGGGAACGCGACCGTCCGTGCCGGCCGGAGGGACTGCGGGGAATGTTGCATTGGCCGTGCTGCCGTCTGGTAGAAAGTCACTGCTGACGTTCTGCGCCGGATGGTTCATCACCAGTTCTGTGAATGGCCCCCAGCCGGTTCCGTCAGGAACCTGAGTGCGGACCGAGATAGGGGAATTCTGCAAGCCTGCGCGCGGGGCGAACGTCTGGGGATCCAGCTGCTCCGGCAGAGACGTCTCCTCAGTGCCCACCAGTACCGGCACCTGTCCATGTCCCGGGACGTTCAGGTTGGCCTGCAGCACTGCCATGCCTGCGCCCGGCAGCAGCAGCGCGGACGAGAACTTCGGCGTCATCTCTTCTGCGTGATCGTTGCGCATCATGTGCAGCACGTCCTGCCCACCGGGCCGCGCAGCCACAACCGTATCCGGAGCGATCTCAGGCGTGGTCATTTTGTGAATCTTGCCGTGCAAGTGTGCCTGCCACACCACGCCTAATACGCCCAGCACCACGGCCAGCAGAAGGGCGGTGACCAGTCCGGAGCTGGCGAGGCTCATACCGCGCCTGCGCTGGCGGCCTTCGCTCTGATTTTCGTTCACGGGTGTCATCTCTCCAATACCAGCGAACTTGGCTAAAACGTTGAAACGAAGCGAGGCGGAATAGTGCCACGCTACCATCATGTTAGCCGTCATGCCATCTGCACGAAATACCAAAGCAGCTACCGAGCTTGCAAACGTCAGCGCCAACATCATCGCCTGCACACGCTGCCCGCGCCTTCGCGAGTACTGCACCGCACTGGGAGAGACCAAGCGCCGCGCCTATATCGATTGGGAATATTGGACTCTGCCCGTACCAGGATTCGGCGATCCCAATGCTCGTGTCCTGATCGTCGGCCTGGCGCCCGGCGCGCACGGAGCTAATCGCACGGGGCGCCCCTTCACCGGTGATGGCGCCGGATATTTCATGTATCCCGTGCTGTATGAGACGGGCTTCTCAAACCAGCCGGACGCCACCGATCGCGACGACGGTCTGAAGCTGCGCCACGCACGTATCGCGTCCATCTGCCGGTGCGCACCGCCAGCGGATAAACCAACGCCGCAGGAGATCCGCAACTGCGCACCGCATCTTGCCGCAGAGATCGGCGCGCTCCCTCGGCTCCGTGTGGTCGTCGCACTTGGACGCATCGCGTTCGACGGCTACCTGAACTTCCTGATTGCGCAGGGCGTCATCGACTCGCGCAGACACTACCCCTTTGGCCATGGTGTCGAACATCGGCTGCCGAACGGCATGGTCCTGCTGGCCAGCTATCATCCATCGCTGCGCAATACGAATACGGGACGGCTGAATAAAGCCATGTTTACGAAGATTTTCGTGCGTGCGCGGGAGCTCGCGGGACTAGGCTGATTTCACGACACAGCGTCGACTCTGCGTGAAACCAAACAACCCACGCGGATGAGTGCCCATCACAAGGAAAAGAAGCAAGGAAGCGAGGCACGAGGATGAGCAGCAAGAGTTTCTGGATCGCCTTTATCGCCGGTACCACCGCGGGTGCCATCGTTGCACTGTTGTATGCGCCGCAGACCGG is a genomic window containing:
- a CDS encoding uracil-DNA glycosylase, producing the protein MPSARNTKAATELANVSANIIACTRCPRLREYCTALGETKRRAYIDWEYWTLPVPGFGDPNARVLIVGLAPGAHGANRTGRPFTGDGAGYFMYPVLYETGFSNQPDATDRDDGLKLRHARIASICRCAPPADKPTPQEIRNCAPHLAAEIGALPRLRVVVALGRIAFDGYLNFLIAQGVIDSRRHYPFGHGVEHRLPNGMVLLASYHPSLRNTNTGRLNKAMFTKIFVRARELAGLG